A stretch of Sulfurimonas autotrophica DSM 16294 DNA encodes these proteins:
- a CDS encoding HAD-IIA family hydrolase: MYFIDVQGTLISDEDKSPIEGSREFINKLNTEHIPYMVITNNTKKASQDFLAYLNSIDFDFDAGKYLDPLMLLESHVSKEAVAAYGAEEFLQTLQKMGYKLDYTNPKTVLIAIKENFTADEYAQMIDFLLSGAKLVGMHETSIYAKNNKRYPGVGAILKMLEFATSSAYDVVGKPSQVFYKEALERLKKQNPYAQFCDITIISDDVKGDLGGAKELGMQTIFVTSGKYKSADEIVPFLEENLKPDFIYKNMQDILIRHKMEK; the protein is encoded by the coding sequence ATGTATTTTATAGATGTTCAGGGCACTCTTATCAGCGATGAAGACAAATCTCCTATAGAGGGGAGCAGAGAGTTTATAAACAAACTTAATACTGAGCATATACCGTACATGGTAATTACCAACAATACAAAAAAAGCATCGCAGGATTTTTTAGCATATCTCAACTCGATAGATTTTGATTTTGATGCAGGTAAATATCTTGACCCTTTAATGCTTTTAGAATCACATGTTTCAAAAGAGGCTGTTGCTGCATATGGAGCAGAAGAATTTTTACAAACACTGCAAAAAATGGGATACAAGCTAGATTATACAAACCCTAAAACAGTGCTCATAGCTATAAAAGAGAATTTCACTGCCGATGAATATGCACAGATGATAGATTTTCTACTCTCAGGCGCAAAGTTAGTGGGTATGCATGAAACATCTATTTATGCAAAAAACAATAAACGCTACCCCGGTGTCGGAGCGATTTTAAAAATGCTTGAATTTGCAACAAGCAGTGCTTATGATGTTGTGGGTAAACCGAGTCAAGTATTTTACAAAGAAGCCCTTGAAAGACTCAAAAAACAAAACCCTTATGCTCAGTTTTGTGATATAACAATTATAAGTGATGATGTCAAAGGAGATTTGGGCGGAGCAAAAGAGCTTGGAATGCAGACGATTTTTGTGACAAGCGGAAAGTATAAAAGTGCTGATGAAATCGTGCCTTTTTTAGAGGAAAATCTCAAACCCGATTTTATATATAAAAATATGCAAGATATTTTAATTCGACATAAGATGGAGAAGTAA
- the pheA gene encoding prephenate dehydratase, producing MKTLDDCRVAIDEIDNEMLKLLNKRMKVVERVGEIKKDTGGAIYRPEREKAIIDRLVTLNKEEGGLLNQSAIEAIFLEIFAVARNLELPERIAYLGPEGSFTHQAAESRFGAMSDYLSLNSIASVFKTLEAGRAKFGVVPIENSRDGIVGETLDLLAKSSVKIVAELYMPIHMSFATKAEKLENITKIYSKDKGFGQCREFLSEHGLVNVELIPVESTAKAAILAAREPNSAAICSHIAAKLYGVPTMFENIEDAIDNTTRFVILSDFKNAISKDDKTSILVRLNDAVEAGSLVHFLQDFDKEKINLSKIESRPSKDKGGFGYWFYIDFYGHIDEQRIQKVIQKHKDEVTWLGSYVKGED from the coding sequence ATGAAAACTTTGGATGACTGTAGAGTAGCAATAGATGAAATAGATAATGAGATGCTTAAACTCCTTAATAAGCGTATGAAAGTCGTTGAAAGAGTCGGGGAAATTAAAAAAGATACAGGCGGAGCTATCTATAGACCAGAGAGAGAAAAAGCCATTATTGACAGACTTGTTACTCTAAATAAAGAAGAAGGCGGACTTTTAAATCAAAGCGCTATAGAGGCAATATTTTTAGAAATTTTTGCAGTTGCAAGAAATTTGGAATTGCCTGAACGTATCGCATACCTAGGACCTGAGGGGAGCTTCACCCATCAAGCGGCAGAGAGCCGTTTTGGGGCTATGAGTGATTATCTTTCGTTAAACTCTATTGCTTCGGTATTTAAAACACTTGAAGCAGGTCGTGCGAAATTCGGTGTTGTACCAATTGAAAATTCTCGTGACGGTATTGTTGGAGAAACACTTGATTTACTTGCCAAAAGTTCGGTCAAAATCGTTGCAGAACTTTATATGCCTATTCATATGTCTTTTGCTACAAAAGCGGAAAAACTTGAAAATATTACGAAAATATACTCAAAAGACAAAGGCTTTGGACAGTGTCGTGAATTTTTAAGCGAGCATGGTCTTGTTAATGTTGAATTGATTCCTGTAGAATCGACTGCAAAAGCTGCAATACTCGCAGCACGTGAACCAAATTCAGCTGCAATTTGCTCACATATTGCCGCAAAACTCTATGGTGTTCCTACCATGTTTGAAAACATAGAAGATGCTATAGACAACACAACACGCTTTGTCATTTTAAGTGATTTTAAAAACGCTATAAGTAAAGATGATAAGACTTCAATATTAGTACGCTTAAACGATGCCGTCGAGGCGGGTTCTTTGGTGCATTTTTTACAGGACTTTGACAAAGAAAAAATAAATCTCTCAAAAATAGAATCACGTCCTTCAAAAGATAAAGGCGGATTCGGTTACTGGTTCTATATAGACTTTTATGGTCATATAGATGAACAAAGAATTCAAAAAGTAATACAAAAACATAAAGATGAAGTCACATGGCTTGGAAGTTACGTAAAGGGTGAAGATTGA
- the hisC gene encoding histidinol-phosphate transaminase, with amino-acid sequence MKFNKKLESINTYEAGKPIELVVREFGIEPKDIVKLASNENPYGCSPKVQNAVAKIIPNMALYPDDSMTKLKSALTGKYAIENENLIIGSGSDQVIEFIMHAKADENSKILINSVTFAMYEIYAKHVGAQIIRTASQEHDLDEFYELYKKENPDIIFLCTPNNPTGDAIDAQAMMEFLEKIDKDTLVVVDCAYMEYGAYKDASKKVIPKELLNKFENVIYLGTFSKAYGLGGMRVGYGISQKNIIKELYKLRPPFNITTLSLEAASVALEDEEFVNNCIALNFDEMKRYEEFANEKKIDIIESYTNFVTLCLNETQNSTKLSDALLRQGMIVRDLSSYGMNAIRVTVGTKEQNSRFFELASALI; translated from the coding sequence TTGAAATTTAACAAAAAATTAGAAAGCATTAATACTTATGAAGCAGGTAAGCCAATAGAGCTTGTAGTACGGGAATTTGGTATAGAGCCAAAAGACATTGTAAAACTTGCTTCAAATGAAAATCCTTACGGATGCTCACCAAAAGTGCAAAATGCAGTTGCAAAGATTATACCAAATATGGCGCTTTACCCTGATGACAGCATGACGAAGCTCAAAAGTGCATTAACAGGTAAGTACGCTATTGAAAATGAAAATCTCATTATCGGTAGCGGCAGTGATCAGGTTATAGAGTTTATTATGCATGCAAAAGCTGATGAAAATTCTAAAATACTGATTAACAGTGTTACTTTTGCAATGTATGAGATATATGCAAAACATGTTGGTGCCCAGATTATTAGAACTGCATCACAAGAACACGATTTAGATGAATTTTATGAACTCTATAAAAAAGAAAATCCGGATATTATTTTTTTGTGTACGCCGAATAATCCGACGGGCGATGCTATAGATGCGCAGGCAATGATGGAATTTTTAGAAAAAATTGATAAGGATACTTTGGTTGTTGTAGATTGTGCCTATATGGAATATGGTGCTTATAAAGATGCAAGTAAAAAAGTTATTCCAAAAGAGTTATTGAACAAATTTGAAAATGTTATTTATTTGGGTACTTTTTCAAAGGCTTATGGCCTTGGTGGTATGCGTGTGGGTTATGGTATTTCGCAGAAAAATATCATAAAAGAACTTTATAAATTAAGACCGCCGTTTAATATTACAACATTGTCGCTTGAAGCTGCAAGCGTTGCTCTTGAAGATGAAGAATTTGTAAATAATTGTATCGCTTTAAATTTTGATGAGATGAAACGTTATGAAGAGTTTGCAAACGAGAAAAAAATAGATATAATAGAGAGTTATACAAATTTTGTTACTTTATGTCTAAATGAAACGCAAAATTCAACGAAACTTTCTGATGCTTTATTGCGACAAGGAATGATTGTGAGAGATTTAAGTAGTTACGGTATGAACGCAATTCGTGTAACTGTCGGAACAAAAGAACAAAACAGCCGTTTTTTTGAACTTGCATCAGCATTAATATAA
- the lysA gene encoding diaminopimelate decarboxylase: MVDFKALAKEYGTPLYVYDFDYMSEQYTELKEAFKGRKSIIAYAVKANSNLSVVRHFAKMGSGADCVSIGEVRRAFLAGIPAYKIIFSGVGKSDDEIREAIEKDILYINVESEAELQRVESIAEELGRPSRISIRVNPNIDPQTHPYISTGLHDNKFGVDLSTAKRMYIQAKNSEHLDPVGIHFHIGSQLTQLQPIREAAEIVADLIRSLQAIDIELKFFDVGGGLGVKYGNEETIKPYDYAQAILSTLTALDLTILCEPGRFLTANAGYFVTKVLYEKQNGDKKFVVVDGAMNDLLRPSLYNAYHKIEAITDNNGKTREVDIVGPVCESGDFFAKNYPLPELNRNDLLVIHSAGAYGFGMGSNYNTRGRSAEVAVQNGKARLIRKRECFEDLICLEQEFLVD, from the coding sequence ATGGTTGATTTTAAAGCATTGGCAAAAGAGTATGGTACACCGTTATATGTGTATGATTTTGATTATATGTCAGAACAATATACAGAGTTAAAAGAGGCTTTTAAAGGCCGTAAGTCTATTATAGCTTATGCTGTTAAAGCAAACTCAAATTTGAGTGTGGTTAGACATTTTGCAAAAATGGGAAGCGGTGCTGATTGTGTTTCTATCGGTGAAGTGCGCCGCGCATTTTTAGCAGGTATTCCTGCTTATAAAATTATATTTTCGGGTGTTGGTAAAAGTGATGACGAAATTCGCGAAGCGATAGAAAAAGATATTTTATATATTAATGTTGAGAGTGAAGCAGAACTGCAGCGTGTTGAATCAATCGCAGAGGAGCTTGGTAGACCTTCTCGTATCAGTATCAGGGTCAATCCGAACATTGACCCTCAAACTCATCCTTATATTTCAACAGGCTTGCATGACAATAAATTTGGCGTTGATCTCTCAACTGCAAAGCGTATGTATATTCAGGCCAAGAACTCTGAACACCTTGACCCTGTAGGGATTCATTTTCATATTGGCTCACAACTTACACAACTACAGCCAATCAGAGAAGCTGCTGAAATAGTAGCGGACTTAATTCGTTCACTGCAGGCTATTGATATAGAATTGAAGTTTTTTGATGTCGGTGGCGGGCTTGGCGTTAAATATGGCAACGAAGAGACGATAAAACCGTATGATTATGCTCAGGCGATTTTAAGCACACTTACAGCACTCGATTTGACTATTCTTTGTGAACCGGGCAGATTTTTAACAGCAAATGCAGGCTATTTTGTTACAAAAGTGTTGTACGAAAAACAAAATGGAGATAAAAAATTCGTGGTAGTTGACGGGGCAATGAATGATTTACTTCGACCTTCTCTTTATAATGCCTACCATAAAATAGAAGCGATTACAGATAATAATGGCAAGACAAGAGAAGTTGATATTGTTGGCCCTGTATGTGAAAGCGGTGATTTTTTTGCTAAAAATTACCCATTACCGGAGCTTAATAGAAATGACTTGCTCGTTATTCACAGTGCAGGGGCATACGGCTTCGGTATGGGAAGTAATTATAATACCCGCGGCAGAAGTGCGGAAGTAGCAGTACAAAACGGCAAAGCAAGGCTCATTCGCAAACGCGAATGTTTTGAAGACCTTATTTGTTTAGAACAAGAATTTTTAGTAGACTAA
- the fliF gene encoding flagellar basal-body MS-ring/collar protein FliF, with amino-acid sequence MDFKVLFSQLSVLYAKLTKQQKIIIAAAVVGIVAFLIFLVVFTAKKTSGSAYEVLFDALTPADAAKVVEQLEKDNITYKIEANNVIKVPRDVVYKERISIASLGIPKNSGVGFELFDKQEFGATSFDQKIKHLRALEGELSRTITALSPVEKATVSLALPKDTLFVSKQVDPTASVMVQLADGRMLTPKQIRGIKNLVSAAVPKLKSSNVMLIDSDGVTLGDNDEMAQMSELSVVQQKYKIKEEKKRQEKIIDVIAPFVGGKDKVVAQVTIEFDFSQKNSTSEKYDPENVVRSEQVNEEKREGSSPKEVGGVPGTVSNIGPVQGLASNKTVEKYSKNSGTTNYEVGKTVSTTKSQFARIKRITAAVVVDGKYKTKVDKDGNPTEEMEYVPLDDADINALTSLASRSIGIDPNRGDQISVQNLQFERALTNKGVQGVNQAIIFSETYLAPFSGLFKYLFVLILLFILYKKVIAPFADKMLEISKEDEELVAPSLEIEEEEGEDLVEKVQTMRKKVEDQLGMSSNFNEDDLKHEVILEKVRTMAEDTPEEVASLLEALLSEESEIPSRERR; translated from the coding sequence ATGGATTTTAAGGTACTTTTTTCACAGCTGTCAGTATTGTATGCAAAACTGACAAAACAGCAAAAAATTATTATAGCAGCCGCTGTTGTCGGTATTGTTGCTTTTTTAATATTTTTAGTTGTTTTTACTGCTAAAAAAACTTCAGGCAGTGCATATGAAGTACTTTTTGATGCTTTAACACCGGCAGATGCTGCAAAAGTGGTAGAGCAGCTTGAAAAAGACAATATTACTTATAAAATTGAAGCAAATAATGTTATAAAAGTACCGCGTGACGTTGTTTATAAAGAGAGAATTTCAATAGCCTCTTTGGGCATACCAAAAAACAGCGGTGTTGGTTTTGAGCTTTTTGACAAGCAGGAGTTCGGTGCAACGAGTTTTGATCAAAAAATTAAACATCTTCGTGCCTTAGAAGGGGAACTTTCCCGTACTATCACTGCACTTTCTCCTGTTGAGAAAGCAACAGTAAGCCTTGCTCTTCCAAAAGACACACTCTTTGTATCAAAACAGGTTGATCCTACGGCTTCTGTAATGGTGCAGCTCGCTGATGGGAGAATGCTTACGCCTAAGCAAATAAGAGGTATTAAAAACCTTGTATCTGCAGCCGTACCAAAATTAAAATCTTCAAATGTGATGTTGATTGACAGCGACGGCGTGACACTTGGCGATAATGATGAAATGGCACAGATGAGTGAACTTTCTGTTGTACAGCAAAAGTATAAAATCAAAGAAGAGAAAAAAAGACAAGAAAAAATTATTGATGTTATCGCACCATTTGTGGGTGGAAAAGACAAAGTCGTGGCACAGGTAACTATAGAATTTGATTTTTCACAGAAAAACTCTACTTCCGAAAAATATGATCCTGAAAATGTTGTACGAAGTGAACAGGTGAATGAAGAAAAAAGAGAAGGCAGTTCGCCAAAAGAAGTTGGAGGAGTGCCAGGAACTGTGAGTAATATCGGTCCTGTACAGGGACTTGCATCAAATAAAACAGTAGAAAAATATTCAAAAAATTCGGGTACTACTAATTATGAAGTAGGAAAAACTGTCAGTACTACAAAAAGCCAGTTTGCGAGAATTAAAAGGATAACGGCTGCTGTTGTAGTCGATGGTAAATATAAAACAAAAGTAGATAAAGACGGAAATCCTACTGAAGAAATGGAGTATGTACCACTAGACGATGCGGATATTAATGCATTAACATCTCTGGCTAGCCGTTCTATAGGTATTGATCCTAATAGGGGGGATCAAATCAGTGTGCAAAACTTGCAGTTTGAGCGAGCATTAACAAATAAAGGCGTGCAAGGCGTGAACCAGGCTATCATATTTAGCGAAACATATTTAGCACCATTTTCAGGCCTGTTTAAGTACTTGTTTGTACTTATATTATTGTTTATTCTGTATAAAAAAGTTATTGCACCGTTTGCAGACAAGATGCTTGAAATTTCAAAAGAAGATGAAGAACTTGTAGCTCCGTCATTGGAAATAGAAGAGGAAGAAGGTGAAGATTTGGTTGAAAAAGTACAGACAATGCGTAAAAAAGTTGAAGATCAACTGGGTATGAGCAGTAACTTTAATGAAGATGACCTAAAACATGAAGTTATTTTGGAAAAAGTAAGAACAATGGCAGAAGATACACCAGAAGAGGTGGCATCTTTACTAGAAGCACTTTTGAGTGAAGAATCTGAAATTCCTAGCAGAGAGAGGAGATAA
- the fliH gene encoding flagellar assembly protein FliH, giving the protein MATIISSNAVDEHNVHKYSFKVIAMGLNEQQKSEEKVFTADDNPKARVSDVDSSALSTSSKDSLIESLMKKTDEMSSNFIKLQMKLEAKEEEFQEELKKVQEEAFDEGLKAGEAKAREEIDKALNNKLELLTTSIQKLEESAGEFEKALEGVKSELLNAALDIAKEVIQIEVSENSVQVAKTLSDELMKELQSASKITLKVNPKDHSAIVEHLGKLEHVEVLPDSAVSEGGVIALSDAGNIDAQISKRFERVKKAALSG; this is encoded by the coding sequence ATGGCAACGATAATATCTAGCAACGCAGTTGATGAACATAATGTGCATAAATATAGTTTCAAAGTTATAGCCATGGGGTTAAATGAACAACAAAAGAGTGAAGAAAAAGTTTTTACAGCAGATGACAACCCAAAAGCCAGAGTCTCAGATGTTGATTCTAGTGCATTAAGTACGAGTTCCAAAGACTCTCTTATTGAATCTTTGATGAAAAAGACGGATGAAATGTCATCAAACTTTATAAAACTGCAAATGAAACTTGAAGCCAAAGAAGAAGAGTTTCAAGAAGAGTTGAAAAAAGTACAAGAAGAGGCTTTTGATGAAGGTCTTAAAGCAGGAGAGGCAAAAGCGCGTGAAGAAATTGACAAAGCGCTTAACAACAAGCTAGAGCTTTTAACGACTTCCATACAAAAACTTGAAGAGAGTGCCGGTGAGTTTGAAAAAGCTTTAGAAGGTGTAAAAAGTGAACTACTTAATGCTGCATTGGATATTGCCAAAGAGGTCATACAAATTGAAGTGAGTGAAAATTCAGTCCAAGTGGCTAAAACATTAAGTGATGAGTTAATGAAAGAGCTGCAAAGTGCTTCAAAGATAACATTGAAAGTCAATCCAAAAGATCATAGTGCGATAGTTGAACATTTAGGGAAACTTGAACATGTAGAGGTTCTTCCTGACAGTGCAGTAAGTGAAGGCGGTGTCATTGCATTAAGTGATGCAGGAAATATAGATGCACAAATATCAAAAAGATTTGAACGAGTGAAAAAGGCAGCGTTGAGTGGATAG
- the fliG gene encoding flagellar motor switch protein FliG has product MSTLTQQQQAALDEMSMAEKIAILLLQLGEDATAAIFSHMGVEAITEISKYIAANKTIDKAMATAVLEEFHAIFQSGQYMTSGGMEYARELLYRTLGPEEAKKVLDKLSKSMQNTQNFAYLSKIKPQQLSDFIINEHPQTIALILAHMDPTEAADTLQYFPDDLRSEVAMRMAKLGDISPSVIKRVSAVLESKLESLASYKVEVGGTRAVADIFNRLGAKNSKATLANIEQVDEELATQIKEMMFTFEDMVSLDKNSIAEVLKAVDKAELMLALKSAPEELKEKFFSAMSERAREAFEEEMQFLGAVKMKDVEAAQRKIVELVNQLAESGAIQMGSTEEMIE; this is encoded by the coding sequence ATGTCTACTTTAACGCAGCAACAACAAGCAGCACTTGATGAAATGAGTATGGCAGAAAAAATTGCCATACTTTTACTGCAGTTAGGTGAAGACGCGACTGCAGCCATATTTTCTCATATGGGTGTTGAAGCTATTACTGAAATCTCTAAATATATTGCAGCAAATAAAACAATAGATAAAGCAATGGCAACTGCCGTTTTAGAAGAATTTCATGCAATTTTTCAATCGGGTCAATATATGACATCAGGCGGTATGGAATATGCCAGAGAGTTGTTGTATAGAACACTTGGTCCGGAAGAGGCAAAAAAAGTTTTAGATAAACTCTCCAAAAGTATGCAAAATACACAAAACTTTGCATATCTATCAAAAATCAAGCCGCAACAGCTCTCAGACTTTATTATCAATGAGCATCCGCAGACTATTGCGCTTATTTTGGCACATATGGATCCGACCGAAGCGGCAGATACACTGCAGTATTTTCCGGATGACTTGCGAAGTGAAGTAGCTATGCGTATGGCAAAACTCGGAGATATTTCTCCTTCAGTAATCAAAAGAGTCTCAGCAGTGTTAGAGTCAAAACTTGAATCTCTTGCATCTTACAAAGTTGAAGTGGGTGGAACACGTGCCGTTGCAGATATATTTAACCGTCTTGGTGCGAAAAATTCAAAAGCTACATTGGCAAATATTGAACAGGTTGATGAAGAATTGGCAACACAAATTAAAGAGATGATGTTTACATTTGAAGATATGGTTTCTCTTGATAAAAACTCTATTGCAGAAGTATTAAAAGCTGTGGACAAAGCAGAACTTATGCTGGCACTTAAGTCTGCTCCTGAAGAGTTAAAAGAGAAGTTCTTCTCTGCAATGAGTGAGCGTGCTCGCGAAGCATTTGAAGAAGAGATGCAGTTCCTTGGGGCTGTGAAAATGAAAGATGTAGAAGCTGCTCAGAGAAAAATTGTTGAACTTGTAAATCAGTTGGCTGAATCTGGAGCTATTCAGATGGGTTCAACTGAAGAGATGATAGAGTAA